The proteins below are encoded in one region of Bosea sp. BIWAKO-01:
- a CDS encoding murein transglycosylase A: protein MTRGLGRIALVAAMLSAAMTQAPAGPSLPPGARAEAISPGAIPGWPDDDHRIALAIFAAGCAADPPLRQGAPIPPALSGICAEAGRLTARGPVDRTAARRFFEERFSFWRIRPSGAERGFMTGYFEPEFEGSLTPSAQFPTPLYARPADLVTRLAGDAWPGLEPALSAARRTPRGLEPYPDRTAIESGALDGQGLEIAWLRDPVDRFVLQVQGSGRVRLQDGRVVRLVYSGRNGHAYTSLGRVLSERENIPPAEMTMDKLVARLKADAGFARDLIRLNRSFVFFARKDDLPPNLGPIGGAGLALTPLRSIAIDRAIWPYGLPAWIDATIPTGSGDMERLSRLMIAQDTGSAIVGPSRVDLFVGSGQAAGHRAGLVRHSFDFTVLWPRAEAR, encoded by the coding sequence GTGACCCGTGGCCTCGGGCGCATTGCGCTGGTGGCCGCCATGTTGTCCGCTGCAATGACACAAGCGCCCGCCGGTCCAAGCTTGCCGCCCGGCGCCCGCGCAGAGGCCATCTCTCCCGGCGCGATACCGGGATGGCCCGATGACGATCACCGCATTGCGCTGGCGATTTTCGCAGCTGGCTGCGCCGCCGATCCCCCGCTTCGGCAAGGCGCCCCGATCCCGCCTGCGCTCAGCGGCATCTGCGCCGAAGCCGGCAGGCTGACGGCTCGCGGGCCGGTCGACCGGACGGCGGCGCGTCGGTTCTTCGAGGAGCGTTTCAGTTTCTGGCGCATCCGGCCGAGCGGCGCCGAGCGCGGCTTCATGACCGGATATTTCGAGCCGGAGTTCGAAGGCTCGCTCACCCCCTCCGCCCAGTTCCCAACGCCGCTCTATGCCCGCCCTGCCGATCTGGTGACGCGCCTTGCAGGCGACGCCTGGCCAGGGCTGGAACCTGCCTTGTCCGCCGCCCGCCGCACTCCACGGGGCCTGGAGCCCTATCCCGATCGGACGGCGATCGAGAGTGGCGCGCTCGACGGGCAGGGCCTGGAAATCGCCTGGCTGCGCGATCCGGTCGACCGCTTCGTGTTGCAGGTGCAGGGCTCCGGACGGGTTCGGTTGCAGGACGGCAGGGTCGTGCGGCTGGTCTATTCCGGCCGCAACGGCCACGCCTATACCTCGCTCGGCCGGGTGCTCAGCGAGCGCGAGAACATCCCGCCGGCCGAGATGACCATGGACAAGCTGGTCGCGCGGTTGAAGGCCGATGCCGGTTTTGCCCGCGACCTGATCCGCCTGAACCGCTCCTTCGTCTTCTTCGCCCGCAAGGACGATTTGCCGCCCAACTTGGGGCCGATCGGTGGTGCGGGTTTGGCCCTGACGCCGCTGCGTAGCATCGCCATCGACCGCGCCATCTGGCCCTACGGACTGCCGGCCTGGATCGATGCGACAATTCCCACCGGCAGCGGCGACATGGAGCGGCTGTCACGCTTGATGATTGCGCAGGATACGGGATCCGCCATCGTCGGACCGTCGCGGGTCGATCTGTTCGTCGGTTCGGGCCAGGCGGCGGGTCATCGCGCCGGGCTGGTCCGCCATTCCTTTGACTTCACGGTGCTCTGGCCGCGGGCGGAGGCGCGCTGA
- a CDS encoding pyridoxamine 5'-phosphate oxidase family protein: protein MTDHSITSLETLAARYPNPVAPASVAKEIDHVDENYAALIAVSPFMVLATNGPEGLDCSPRGDLPGFVTVRDAKTLLIPDRKGNNRLDSLRNILFDPRIGMLFLVPGYGETLRVNGTATLSADPELCARFEMAGKLPACVIVVDVEQVYFQCSRAVVRADLWSPAKHADRRELPSAGQILRDITARNEAIETFDGAAYDKALPERVKATLY from the coding sequence ATGACCGACCACAGCATCACGTCGCTCGAGACGCTCGCCGCCCGATATCCGAACCCCGTCGCGCCAGCCTCGGTTGCCAAGGAGATCGACCATGTCGACGAGAACTATGCTGCGCTGATCGCTGTCTCGCCCTTCATGGTGCTCGCGACCAACGGTCCGGAGGGCCTGGATTGTTCGCCGCGCGGGGATCTGCCGGGCTTTGTCACGGTCCGGGACGCGAAAACGCTCCTGATTCCAGACAGAAAAGGCAATAACCGTCTGGATTCATTAAGAAATATCCTGTTCGATCCGAGAATCGGAATGCTCTTCCTGGTCCCCGGTTACGGCGAAACCCTTCGGGTGAACGGCACAGCGACCCTTTCGGCCGACCCCGAGCTCTGCGCGCGCTTCGAGATGGCCGGAAAGCTGCCGGCCTGCGTGATCGTGGTCGATGTGGAACAGGTCTACTTCCAGTGCTCGCGCGCCGTGGTCCGGGCCGACCTTTGGAGCCCGGCCAAGCATGCCGACAGGCGTGAGTTGCCAAGCGCCGGACAGATCCTGCGTGACATCACTGCGCGGAACGAGGCGATCGAGACCTTCGACGGCGCAGCCTATGACAAGGCGCTGCCGGAGCGCGTGAAGGCAACGCTGTACTGA
- a CDS encoding Smr/MutS family protein, with protein sequence MRRRREKTLSEADIALWRQVARSVTPLPGRAALPPEEPAAAPVPPPAEAATPVVVVAVKPTKTTPPPLAPLERRLRTQLRRGTQSVEAVIDLHGLRQDAAHAALCAFLRREQARGTRLALVVTGKGAAGDAIFGEERGVLRRSVPHWLRLPDLRPFVVGFEEAEQRHGGAGALYIRLRRHRESGA encoded by the coding sequence ATGCGCCGCCGTCGCGAGAAGACCCTGTCGGAAGCCGACATTGCCCTGTGGCGGCAGGTTGCGCGTTCGGTGACGCCACTGCCGGGGCGCGCCGCGCTGCCGCCTGAGGAGCCTGCAGCAGCCCCGGTGCCGCCTCCTGCCGAAGCTGCCACCCCTGTTGTGGTGGTTGCCGTCAAACCGACCAAGACCACCCCGCCGCCGCTGGCGCCGCTCGAGCGCCGCCTGCGCACGCAGTTGCGTCGCGGAACCCAATCCGTCGAGGCGGTAATCGACCTGCACGGCCTGCGGCAGGATGCTGCTCATGCGGCGCTATGTGCCTTTTTGCGCCGCGAGCAGGCACGCGGCACCAGGCTGGCTCTGGTCGTGACAGGCAAGGGCGCCGCAGGCGATGCGATCTTCGGCGAAGAGCGTGGGGTCCTGCGCCGCAGCGTGCCGCACTGGCTGCGGCTACCGGATCTGCGCCCTTTCGTCGTCGGTTTCGAGGAGGCCGAGCAGCGTCATGGCGGCGCCGGCGCGCTCTATATCCGCCTGCGCCGGCACCGTGAGAGTGGCGCGTGA
- a CDS encoding helix-turn-helix domain-containing protein produces the protein MTPFGQRVRELRAARGVTLAGMAAALGVTPAYLSALEHGKRGQPTFALIQGVIHLLGVIWDEADELVRLAELSHPRITVDTAGLAPEATLIANRLALEIAELGPDELAALRAVLDQASRRRGRA, from the coding sequence GTGACACCTTTTGGCCAGCGCGTTCGGGAGCTGCGCGCAGCTCGCGGCGTGACGCTGGCCGGAATGGCGGCGGCGCTGGGCGTCACGCCGGCCTATCTCTCGGCCCTTGAGCATGGCAAGCGCGGCCAGCCGACCTTTGCGCTGATCCAGGGCGTGATCCATCTGCTCGGCGTGATCTGGGACGAGGCTGACGAACTTGTTCGTCTCGCCGAGCTGTCCCACCCCCGCATCACGGTCGATACTGCGGGACTTGCACCGGAGGCGACGCTGATCGCCAACCGCCTTGCCCTTGAGATCGCCGAACTCGGCCCCGACGAACTTGCTGCGCTGCGCGCCGTGCTTGACCAGGCCAGTCGCCGGCGCGGCCGCGCTTGA
- a CDS encoding Tim44/TimA family putative adaptor protein, producing the protein MQNSFDMTTLVFLALAVFVAWKLRSVLGQKTGSEQPPKDPFARRETPPMRPDQAGAPEAKRDNVIRLPGAANDPAATAVPAAERWKDIAPADSPIIAGIEAIVRQEQDFDPKGFLQGAKSAYETIVTAFARGDRKVLKGLLAKEVYDGFEQAITDREKRGEKAESSFVSIDKAEITAVDVKGKTAQVTIAFVSQLISVVRDAQGVVVDGSAEAVSEVNDIWTFSRQLGSRDPNWLLVATEAGA; encoded by the coding sequence ATGCAAAATTCCTTCGACATGACGACTTTGGTCTTCCTGGCTCTGGCCGTTTTCGTCGCCTGGAAGCTTCGCTCCGTGCTTGGCCAGAAGACCGGGAGCGAGCAGCCGCCAAAGGATCCCTTCGCCCGGCGTGAGACGCCGCCGATGCGACCTGATCAGGCCGGCGCTCCCGAGGCCAAGCGCGACAATGTCATTCGCCTGCCGGGCGCAGCCAATGATCCCGCTGCGACGGCGGTTCCTGCGGCCGAGCGCTGGAAGGACATTGCGCCTGCGGATTCGCCGATCATTGCCGGCATCGAGGCCATCGTTCGGCAGGAGCAGGATTTCGACCCGAAGGGTTTCCTGCAGGGTGCGAAATCGGCTTACGAGACCATCGTCACGGCCTTCGCCCGCGGCGACCGCAAGGTCCTGAAGGGCCTCCTCGCCAAGGAAGTCTATGATGGCTTCGAGCAGGCGATTACCGACCGAGAGAAGCGCGGCGAGAAGGCGGAATCCTCTTTCGTCTCGATCGACAAGGCCGAGATCACCGCCGTCGACGTCAAGGGCAAGACGGCTCAGGTGACGATCGCATTCGTTTCGCAGCTGATCAGTGTTGTCCGTGATGCACAGGGCGTCGTGGTGGACGGCAGCGCCGAAGCGGTCTCGGAGGTCAACGATATCTGGACCTTCTCGCGTCAGCTCGGCAGCCGCGACCCGAATTGGCTTTTGGTCGCGACCGAAGCCGGCGCGTGA
- a CDS encoding adenosine kinase produces MKNARYDVLALGNAIVDVIARAEEDFLVAHELTKGAMMLIDEPRAETLYAAMGPAKVISGGSAANTIAGLASFGGKGAFIGKVKQDELGKLYRHDLTSQGVSFDTAFAAEGPATARSFIFVTPDGERTMNTYLGACQGLTVADVDKDTVQNADIIYLEGYLWDPPAAKEAFRKASEFAHAAGGRVAITLSDSFCVDRYRDEFLGLIRNRLVDIVFANEHELKSLYQTGDFDSALAALRAENIVAAVTRSEKGALAVTPDGIVAEPVFPVERIVDSTGAGDLFAAGFLFGLTSGREVRDSLRLGALAAAEIISHVGARPDVNLKVLAGDNGLL; encoded by the coding sequence ATGAAAAATGCCCGTTATGATGTCCTGGCGCTCGGCAACGCCATCGTCGATGTCATCGCTCGCGCGGAAGAGGATTTTCTGGTCGCGCATGAGCTGACCAAGGGCGCGATGATGCTGATCGACGAGCCCCGTGCGGAGACGCTCTACGCGGCGATGGGCCCGGCCAAGGTCATCTCGGGCGGTTCCGCCGCCAATACCATCGCGGGCCTAGCCTCCTTTGGCGGCAAGGGTGCCTTCATCGGCAAGGTGAAGCAGGACGAACTCGGCAAGCTCTACCGGCATGACCTGACCTCGCAGGGCGTCAGCTTCGATACGGCTTTCGCCGCCGAGGGCCCGGCGACCGCCCGCTCCTTCATCTTCGTCACGCCTGATGGCGAGCGCACGATGAACACCTATCTCGGCGCCTGCCAGGGCCTCACCGTCGCGGATGTCGACAAGGATACGGTCCAGAACGCCGATATCATCTATCTCGAGGGCTATCTCTGGGATCCGCCGGCAGCCAAGGAAGCCTTCCGCAAGGCCTCTGAGTTTGCCCATGCAGCAGGCGGCCGTGTCGCGATCACCCTGTCGGATTCCTTCTGCGTGGATCGTTATCGCGACGAGTTCCTCGGGCTGATCCGCAACCGGCTGGTCGATATCGTCTTCGCCAATGAGCACGAGCTGAAGAGCCTCTACCAGACCGGCGATTTCGACAGCGCGCTCGCTGCGCTGCGCGCGGAGAACATCGTTGCGGCGGTGACGCGCTCGGAGAAGGGCGCTCTGGCGGTGACGCCGGACGGTATTGTTGCCGAACCGGTCTTCCCGGTGGAGCGCATCGTCGATTCAACCGGCGCGGGCGACCTCTTCGCCGCGGGCTTCCTCTTCGGCCTGACCTCGGGGCGCGAGGTGCGGGACTCGCTGCGGCTTGGCGCGCTCGCGGCTGCCGAAATCATCAGCCATGTCGGTGCAAGGCCGGATGTGAACCTGAAGGTGCTGGCGGGCGACAACGGCCTGCTGTGA